CACCGGCGGTCATACCTGTAAAAGCCGGAAACACGATAGCGAACACGTGAAAAAAGCTGTCGGGATTAGTAACAGTGCTAAATAGACTTAGTTGATGTGATTCAGGCGCCATGCCTTTACCAGCAAAAAATAGAGTCAACGAAGTAACAAGTACAAGGACAACTCCCCAGAGCGCGACGATACCTATTGAAGCACCACGTTTTGCAATTAAGACAGCAAGAGTTAAAGCCACTGGTAAGGAAATTATGCGAACGTCTGGAACAAATCCTGTATAAGATTCAATTATTGGAAACAGTGGGCGAAACGCCTCAGCAAAAGCAATTAAATAAAAAGCTACTGAAATAGCTTGTGATAAATAGAGTGAAATCCCTATTGCACCACCTAAGGTAGAACCAAAAGATCTACTGATAATGAAATACTCACCACCACCCCGTACACGTAGATTAGTTGCAATTTCAGCAACAGCTAACCCTGTGGGTACAGTTATTGCATGACCAATCAAAATAATTAGTACTGCGCCCAACAAACCAACATGTCCAACGGCATAACCAAAACGTAAAAATAAAATGGCGCCTAAAATGGTACTAATTGCCGCTAAATAAACTGGAGCGGTTCCAAAACCATTTTTTTTGTTTTTTTTATTACTCATACTCATTTGTTTTCGTAAATATTGCAGTCAGGGACACCCCTTAATTAACATTAAAAAATCATATGCTATTTTACTATTGATTATGGCTAAATCTTCCTTAATTTAAAAATCAGTTTGGTAAATATTACGGCATTTTTAATATCACCTTTTTAGATAACATAAGTGAGTGCTATTTTTTTGTGATTTTGAATAATCACGATAGCATAGACAACGATGAAACATATGGTTGTCACTATATTTATGATTAGTTGGATAGGATTCTTGGGCAATTCTGCCATTGCGTCAAACTCTCCCTCTCGTGCATATGAAGAGGCTAGACACTCATATTTTTTACTAAAAGCAGATAAAAAAAAGCAGCAATTACGCCATAATTGGCAAAATGTTATTGAAGAATTTCAAAGCATAGCAGCGAAGTATCCAAAAAACACTCAATCAGTAAAAGCCTTATATACGGCTGCAGAATTATGGCGTGGACTATACGCGGTGTCTTTTCTTGAAAACGATCTTGATAATGCCATAGCTGCCTATGAACGTGTGGCTAGCGAATATACAAATAGTAATTTAGCTGACGATGCATTGTGGCATCAGGCGCAATTAATTTTACAATATAAACAAGACGAAACTGCTGCCACGAAAGTTTTAGATCACCTGCTAGAAAAATATCCCTCTGGAGATATGGCTGCAAGTGCCCAAAATTTAAGGTCTAAGATTGCACCTTCACACAATTTGCCCAAAGAATCTTACATTGTAGATAATGCTAAAGATTTAAAGACCAATTCAATGAAGGATAACGAAAAAAATCATTCGATAAAAATCGAGGCCATAAAACATTGGAGTAATCCTGAGTATTCTCGCATAGTACTGTATTTTAGCCATGAGACTAAAACTCGTGAACATATTAAAAATACTAATAATACTTCAATCACATCGCAGATCACGGTGGATATCATTGATACTCAACTTGCGGCTAATGTTTATAAACCAGATATAATAAAAGATGAGCTTGTCGCTGATGTTCAATTTATTCCTAATAATGACGGGGTAAGTTTAAAACTGTCTTTTAAGCAACCAATAGAATATCGCCTGCTTACTCTTGAAAACCCTTATCGTTTTGTTATTGATTCTTTTGTTGTTACTACACCCGAACAAGAACTTACTAAGCCAGCATTAAAAACACGACGCGTAGTTATTGATCCTGGACATGGTGGTCGTGACAGTGGCGCTCGTTCAGCTTCAGGGTTGTTAGAAAAAAAGATTACTTTGTCTATTGCTAAAAAAATTCAAAGCATTTTAATTAATCGTGGTATTGATGCAATTTTAACACGTAATAAAGATATTACTTTAAGTCTTGAAGAGCGTACTGCTATTGCTAACCGAGTAAAAGCAGACTTATTTATTTCTATACACACCAATGCACATAAAAATAAAAATGTTAGTGGCATTGAAACTTATTATTTGAATACTACGGATGATAGATATTCATTACGTTTAGCTGCCCGAGAAAACGCAACGCAAGAAAAGCATGTGAGTGATTTACAGCTTATGCTAGCTGATTTAGCTACCAAAGCTAATACCGCTGAATCGCAAAAGCTGGCATTTGCTATCCAAAATGAATTAGTTAATCAATTACGCCCAATAAATTCTAAATTTCATAACAAAGGAGTTAAAGGCTCATTATTTTATGTTTTACTTGGAGCGCGTATGCCCGCAGTTTTAGTTGAAACTGCTTTTATCTCCAATCCCGTGGAAGCAAAATTACTTCAATCAACTAAATATCAAAAAACTATTGCAAATGCCGTTGCTGATGCAGTGTCAAAAAGCTTAGCGCAGCCTTTGATTGTAGCGCAACCGTAATAAAAATGTTATGTTTGCAGGGATGGTAACAAAATTTTTATAGGTCAGTAACAACTGTTGCACACATATGAAATTATGATACTCAAATGGCTGTGTCGGAAATAAAAAAAAGAGATAATTCTGGCTTGAAACAAGACATTGCCTCGGCAAGTGCGGAGTTAAGCAATCGTTGTAATCAGCTAGTGGCAGATTTTGAAGAGCGGCAGCGTCAATTACAGCAGTTACAAGCAGATGTTGAGAATAAAACTGCAATTGATGTTCGGTCGGTACAAACTCGCATAAGGCAACTTTTAAATGACAGAGGGTTAGCATCAGCAGCTGCAAGAGCAGGGCGTACTATTATCGGACTTAACGTTGCGACTAATAAAACTCAGTCAATTCCTACTAATATTCAGGCTACTGCGGTTAAATCGCAAAGCTTAGAAAACTTACTAAAAAATGTAATAGAAGATATTGAGCGACGCATGATTGAAGTACTTTCCAGCCGTTTTGAAAAATCTAAACATTTTGAGATGGCGCAAGCCCGAATCGAATTAAATTTACTTTCACATCTAAATCAAAGTATTGCGAAGCAGAGTTCTCAGATTCCTGAAGATCCAGTTTTAATTGACGCACTGAGAGAATATCTTAGCGAAGTAAAATCTATTTTGAGTGATATTAAAGATACAGAATGTAAGCGATTATGTGTGTTTGCAAAACATACAAAATTTCTTGCTGGTCAATTGACAGCTATAGGTGGTAGGTCTGCTTGTAGTAAAGAACATCTACAAAATATAATTAAACAGCTTAATAATAATAAATGTAATATAGATCAATTAGGTAAAGACCTAATTAATTTTTTTACATTAATCACTAAAGAATTAGAACAATGCTCTCCCACAGAAAATATTAGTGTAATTGACGAGTTATTAAACAATTAAGCAACTATTAAGTAATTGTGAACGACCCCCTAACTGAGCATAAGTTTATTTATGATGCTGGGGGAATAAGCTAAAAAAAGCTTAAGCTACAGAATTACTTGGCAGAGCTATTAAAAGCTAAAGCTAAACGTGAAATGCGACGTGCTGCATTTCGTATATGCAAGACGCCTTTGGATGCAGCTTTTTGTAATTCGCGACTCGCACAAGCCAGTGTCTCACTAGCTTTAGCGCGATCGCCACTAGTCAACGCTTCACGAAATAGGCGAATTTTATGGGAAACCCTGTGCTTAATACTATTATTGCGGGCTGCACGAACCTCAGATTGTCGTGCTCTTTTTTGTGCTGACTTATGTCTTGCCACGCTAAATCTCCAACGCCTTAATTAAAAAGATAAAAAAGATAATAAATGCGCAAAAAAATATAATTTGCGAGATTGGGCTAGATATCAGTGTTCAATTACATCTGTCAAGCAGTTATGCATTAGATAGATAATTAAATTATAAAACTGAATATGTACTAATTTAAGGTCTTAACTCTAAAAAAAAGCTACAGATAATAATAAAGTTCGCTTGTTTATCGCTGCGACAATATGCTAAATATTATGGCCCTGTAATTTTAGGCCTGCCCAATATGAAGCCCCGTTGTTGTATGTAAACGGTTTTTTAAGGCCTCCTTTTTTTCGGAGGAACAGATAAACGTGAGTGTAAAACCTCAACTTAAACAATATATCGGTAAAACTATTAGTCCGCATACGGTCGAAATAGAAAAGGGCCAAATTCGGAGGTTTGCCACCGCTATTGGCGAAGAAAATCCTATTCATTTTAATGAAGAGGCTGCTAAAAAAGTTGGTTTACGCACTATTATTGCTCCTCCAACATTTGCGTCAGCATTAATAATGCCTGACGTATTTCTTGATGTCTTCGGTTGGGATATTCAAGCGGTAATTCATCGCGCTGAGGAATATGAATATTTTAAACCCATATATGCAGGCGATGTATTACATATCGGTTATCGAATATCCGATATTTATGAACAACCTGGTAATAGTGGCACTTTAGTGTTTGTTGTTATTGAGACACGCGCTAACGATAGTCGCAATAACCTCGTTTTCAAGGGTAGGCGCGTAATTGTTAAGTTAAGAAGCTAAAATTAATATGTTTTACTTTTAAGGGCAGGAGAAAGAAGTATCGTGAGCAAACCGCTCGATTTTTTATCGATTGATAAAGGTACCCCCATTGAGAGTTTATCAATTCCAGCACTCACTCGTGTTGTTTTAGCTCGTTTTGCTGGCGCTGTTGATGATTATAATCCGATGTATCTTGATGACAAAGTGGCTGTTGCTTCTGGCAAAACATCGGTATTTGCCCCAACGAATTTGATTATGGCCTATATTGGGCGCATGATTGAAAATTGGCTTGTGGGTGCTTATTTACGACGTTTTGACCTAAAAGTAGTGCGCTTAGTTTGGCCTGGTGATGTATTAACTTGCCGTGGCATTATTAACGATAAAAGACGTGAAGATGGTGAATGCTTGATTGAGGCAAATGTATGGACTGACAATCAACGTGGTGAAAATGTTGCCAAAGGTATAGCTATTGCTGTTGTTCCTGATCCTGAGGCAAAATCAACAGCTTCATTTAATAAAACTGCGGGTATTATTTACAACCCAGGCGGTGTTTTAATTAAAAGTAAAAAAACCATCAAAGAAAAAGCCCCTACTAAATCAAAACGCAAAGCCTTAGATTGAAAGCGTTTATCTGTTTATGCCTATTGCTTTTGATGTGCCTCTGGCACCATTGACAACACTTAAACTTGGTGGCCGTGCTTTAAAATTTCTTTCTGCACAAACTGAAAACGACATAATCGAGAGCATAAACAATAGTGATGCTATCGGTGAGCCGGTTTTAATACTTGGTGGCGGCAGTAACGTGGTAATTAGTGATAATGGTTTTTCTGGTCTGGTGATAAGAAATTGTTTGCAGGGCATCACAACTTATTCCTCTTCAGAAGAGACACAGGTGTATGTCGCTGCGGGTGAATCTTTAGCTGACTTTGTTGCTCAAATGGTCGATGCTAGTTTGTCTGGCATCGAAATGCTCAGTGGTATTCCGGGAACTGTAGGAGCTGCTCCAGTGCAGAATGTTGGAGCATATGGTTCGGATATTTCACAAGTTCTGCAAGATGTAAGAGTATATGATCGTAAGCAAAAACAAATAAAAACTATAAATGTCGCTGAGTGTGATTTTAATTATCGCAATAGCATTTTTCGTAATAACTCACGTTATATTATTCTAGGGGTTACGGTTAAGTTAATTAAGAGAAATTATGCTAGCCCTGTTTGTTACAAAGAATTAGCACAGGCACTTCAAATTAATATTGGTTCAAAACCACCACTCGGCCAAGTGCATAAAGCAATATTGCAGCTTCGTCGTAATAAGGGGATGTTATTAGATACAGATGATACTGAGTCATGCAGCGTTGGTTCTTTTTTTAAAAACCCGATGATAACGCAACAAAAATTTTTGCTATTACAGAATCAATTTTTACAAAGTCAAAAAGAAAAAAGTGAAGATTCTATTCCGCATTTTATTGATGGTGATCAATTAAAAATACCAGCGGCATGGCTTATTGAACAAGCAGGTTTTCACAAAGGTTATCAAAAAGGACCTGTTGGAATTTCACGCAAGCACGCATTAGCTTTAGTGAATCGAGGTGGTGGTACAACTTGCGAACTTATTATTTTAGCTCGCGAAATAAGAGATACTGTTTTAGATAAATTTGGTATTTTGCTTGAGG
The window above is part of the Deltaproteobacteria bacterium genome. Proteins encoded here:
- a CDS encoding N-acetylmuramoyl-L-alanine amidase; translated protein: MISWIGFLGNSAIASNSPSRAYEEARHSYFLLKADKKKQQLRHNWQNVIEEFQSIAAKYPKNTQSVKALYTAAELWRGLYAVSFLENDLDNAIAAYERVASEYTNSNLADDALWHQAQLILQYKQDETAATKVLDHLLEKYPSGDMAASAQNLRSKIAPSHNLPKESYIVDNAKDLKTNSMKDNEKNHSIKIEAIKHWSNPEYSRIVLYFSHETKTREHIKNTNNTSITSQITVDIIDTQLAANVYKPDIIKDELVADVQFIPNNDGVSLKLSFKQPIEYRLLTLENPYRFVIDSFVVTTPEQELTKPALKTRRVVIDPGHGGRDSGARSASGLLEKKITLSIAKKIQSILINRGIDAILTRNKDITLSLEERTAIANRVKADLFISIHTNAHKNKNVSGIETYYLNTTDDRYSLRLAARENATQEKHVSDLQLMLADLATKANTAESQKLAFAIQNELVNQLRPINSKFHNKGVKGSLFYVLLGARMPAVLVETAFISNPVEAKLLQSTKYQKTIANAVADAVSKSLAQPLIVAQP
- the rpsT gene encoding 30S ribosomal protein S20, whose protein sequence is MARHKSAQKRARQSEVRAARNNSIKHRVSHKIRLFREALTSGDRAKASETLACASRELQKAASKGVLHIRNAARRISRLALAFNSSAK
- a CDS encoding MaoC family dehydratase N-terminal domain-containing protein encodes the protein MSVKPQLKQYIGKTISPHTVEIEKGQIRRFATAIGEENPIHFNEEAAKKVGLRTIIAPPTFASALIMPDVFLDVFGWDIQAVIHRAEEYEYFKPIYAGDVLHIGYRISDIYEQPGNSGTLVFVVIETRANDSRNNLVFKGRRVIVKLRS
- a CDS encoding MaoC family dehydratase N-terminal domain-containing protein, with the translated sequence MSKPLDFLSIDKGTPIESLSIPALTRVVLARFAGAVDDYNPMYLDDKVAVASGKTSVFAPTNLIMAYIGRMIENWLVGAYLRRFDLKVVRLVWPGDVLTCRGIINDKRREDGECLIEANVWTDNQRGENVAKGIAIAVVPDPEAKSTASFNKTAGIIYNPGGVLIKSKKTIKEKAPTKSKRKALD
- a CDS encoding UDP-N-acetylmuramate dehydrogenase, which produces MPIAFDVPLAPLTTLKLGGRALKFLSAQTENDIIESINNSDAIGEPVLILGGGSNVVISDNGFSGLVIRNCLQGITTYSSSEETQVYVAAGESLADFVAQMVDASLSGIEMLSGIPGTVGAAPVQNVGAYGSDISQVLQDVRVYDRKQKQIKTINVAECDFNYRNSIFRNNSRYIILGVTVKLIKRNYASPVCYKELAQALQINIGSKPPLGQVHKAILQLRRNKGMLLDTDDTESCSVGSFFKNPMITQQKFLLLQNQFLQSQKEKSEDSIPHFIDGDQLKIPAAWLIEQAGFHKGYQKGPVGISRKHALALVNRGGGTTCELIILAREIRDTVLDKFGILLEAEPVFVGITL